The Pseudosulfitobacter pseudonitzschiae genome includes a region encoding these proteins:
- a CDS encoding helix-turn-helix domain-containing protein, whose product MKNDFAINLGLLCSYRPSIAEACRRLGMNRQQFNKYLAGQTRPSRANMRKICDFFGVTEAEILLEHPKFEQMILLRRVPEHSAALEKPLEKLEGIYRESQKLDRYVGFYYRYFFSFGNKGLVTRSLASIHEVSGRYYWKNIEVLRDPNTGKSMGLNKYEGALFYLADRIYIVEYETLEKKSITQATLYPSHQHRLTSLVGIQTGGPTRRGRKPGASKVLLDYLGPRINVRKALQDTGFFHPTSDRISQDIIPLITNRMAEDSFVFDIDEL is encoded by the coding sequence ATGAAGAATGATTTCGCCATCAATCTCGGTCTGCTGTGCAGCTATAGGCCCTCGATTGCCGAAGCGTGCCGCCGATTGGGTATGAACCGTCAGCAATTCAACAAGTATCTCGCAGGCCAGACGCGTCCTTCACGCGCGAACATGCGCAAGATCTGCGACTTTTTCGGTGTGACCGAAGCAGAGATTTTGCTGGAGCATCCCAAATTTGAACAGATGATCTTGCTAAGGCGAGTCCCAGAACACTCGGCCGCGCTGGAGAAACCGCTTGAAAAGCTGGAGGGCATATATCGCGAAAGCCAGAAGCTTGATCGGTATGTTGGCTTTTACTACCGCTATTTCTTTTCCTTTGGTAACAAGGGTTTGGTCACGCGGTCTCTTGCCTCGATCCACGAGGTCAGCGGCAGATATTACTGGAAGAACATCGAAGTTTTACGCGACCCCAATACCGGAAAATCAATGGGTCTGAACAAATACGAGGGCGCGCTGTTCTATTTGGCGGATCGTATCTACATCGTCGAATATGAAACACTGGAGAAGAAATCTATAACCCAAGCGACGCTGTACCCAAGTCATCAACACCGCCTGACAAGTCTCGTCGGGATTCAGACCGGCGGCCCGACGCGGCGCGGTCGCAAGCCGGGTGCCTCAAAAGTTCTTCTTGATTACCTCGGTCCTCGGATCAATGTCCGCAAGGCCCTGCAGGACACCGGCTTTTTTCACCCCACGTCCGATCGGATCAGCCAAGATATTATTCCGCTGATCACGAACCGGATGGCAGAGGACAGTTTTGTGTTTGATATCGACGAGCTTTAA